From the genome of Vicia villosa cultivar HV-30 ecotype Madison, WI linkage group LG2, Vvil1.0, whole genome shotgun sequence, one region includes:
- the LOC131653582 gene encoding aspartic proteinase 36-like, with product MAVVFVILLVMLAAATVISGSPVTLTLERAFPTNHGVEMNQLRARDLLRHRRILQSSNGVVDFDVHGTFDPFQVGLYFTKVQLGTPPVEFYVQIDTGSDVLWVSCSSCTGCPQTSGLQIELNFFDTGRSSTSSLISCSDRRCNSGIQSSDATCSSQNNQCSYTFQYGDGSGTSGYYVSDTMHLDTIFEGSVATNSSAPVVFGCSNQQSGDLTKSDRAVDGIFGFGQQEMSVISQLSSQGIAPRVFSHCLRGDSTGGGVLVLGEIVEPNIVYTPLVPSQPHYNLNLQSISVNGQALQIDASVFATSSNNRGTIVDSGTTLAYLAEEAYDPFVNAITATIPQSVRTVVSRGNQCFLITSSVADIFPQVSLNFAGGASMVLRPQDYLIQQSSVSSAAVWCIGFQKIQGQGVTILGDLVLKDKIIVYDLAGQRIGWANYDCSLSVNVSAATGTGRSEYVNAGEISGSTSLHDIHKHPKTVFLSLFLALICCFVFL from the exons ATGGCGGTCGTTTTTGTAATATTGCTGGTGATGCTAGCGGCGGCGACGGTTATTTCTGGATCGCCGGTGACTCTCACGTTAGAAAGAGCGTTTCCGACGAATCATGGAGTGGAGATGAATCAGCTCAGAGCGAGGGATTTGTTGAGACATCGGAGAATTTTGCAGTCTTCAAACGGTGTTGTTGATTTTGATGTTCATGGTACCTTCGATCCATTCCAAGTCGG GCTATATTTTACAAAGGTGCAGTTAGGTACTCCTCCGGTAGAATTTTATGTGCAAATTGACACTGGAAGTGATGTTCTTTGGGTCAGTTGCAGCTCCTGTACTGGTTGTCCACAGACAAGTGGGCTACAG ATTGAGCTTAATTTTTTCGACACGGGGCGTTCATCGACGTCGTCATTAATCTCTTGTTCTGACCGAAGGTGCAACAGTGGGATACAGTCATCAGATGCGACCTGTTCCAGTCAAAACAACCAGTGTTCTTACACTTTCCAGTATGGAGATGGTAGTGGAACATCAGGCTATTATGTGTCAGATACGATGCATTTGGATACTATTTTCGAGGGATCTGTGGCTACAAATTCTTCAGCTCCTGTAGTTTTTGG TTGTAGTAACCAGCAGAGTGGAGACTTGACAAAATCCGACAGAGCAGTTGACGGAATATTTGGATTCGGGCAACAGGAAATGTCTGTGATCTCCCAGCTCTCCTCACAAGGGATTGCTCCTAGAGTATTCTCACATTGTCTTAGAGGTGATAGCACTGGTGGAGGAGTTTTGGTTCTTGGTGAGATTGTGGAACCTAACATCGTCTATACTCCACTTGTTCCATCACA GCCTCACTACAACTTAAATCTACAGAGCATCTCTGTCAACGGCCAAGCTTTGCAAATCGATGCATCAGTTTTCGCTACATCAAGCAACAACAGAGGTACCATTGTTGATTCTGGAACAACTTTGGCATACCTCGCAGAAGAGGCTTATGATCCCTTTGTCAATGCG ATTACAGCTACAATACCACAATCTGTACGCACTGTTGTTTCTAGGGGAAATCAGTGTTTCTTAATTACTAGCAG TGTCGCTGATATTTTTCCTCAAGTAAGTCTGAACTTTGCCGGTGGTGCATCAATGGTATTGAGACCACAGGACTACCTTATACAACAAAGTTCTGTT AGTAGTGCAGCAGTGTGGTGCATTGGCTTTCAGAAAATCCAGGGTCAAGGGGTGACAATTCTAGGAG ATCTCGTATTAAAAGACAAAATTATTGTTTATGATCTGGCCGGTCAACGTATTGGATGGGCTAACTATGACT GTTCTTTGTCGGTAAACGTCTCTGCAGCAACTGGCACTGGCAGAAGTGAATATGTGAATGCCGGAGAGATAAGTGGGAGCACTTCTTTACATGATATA